One Punica granatum isolate Tunisia-2019 chromosome 3, ASM765513v2, whole genome shotgun sequence genomic window carries:
- the LOC116201058 gene encoding pentatricopeptide repeat-containing protein At3g16010 gives MLFSVTIHRRLKSAIKTIHGAMPGGSISLRRSVSTLSHLCERIKQTEKEIAQMFQLPRLQEDTGNSPRNLKFYRKDPSVRVLDERFIRILKIFKWGPDAEKALEVLKLRVDHRLVREVLAVDVEIGLKIQFFKWVGKRRNFSHDFTTYMALIHSLDEAKLFGEMWKTIQEMVRTLPAISSSELSEIIRVLGRAKMVNKALAIFYLVKGRKCKPTAGTYNSVILMLMQEGHHEKVHELYNEMCNESNCFPDTLTYNALISAFAKLGRDDSAIRLFDEMKVNGLEPTAKIYTTLLSIYFKLGEVEKALSLLRQMREKGCVPTVFTYTELIKGLGKAGKVDEAYDVYSNMRREGCKADVVLMNNLINILGRAGRLDDAMKIFNGMEHMQITPNVVTYNTIIKSLFESKAPASKAALWFERMKEKGVAPSSFTYSILIDGFCRTNRVEKALLLLEEMDEKGFPPTPAAYCSIINSLAKAKRYDAANELFLELRENCGQLSSRVYAIMIKHNGKCGRLSEAVDLFNEMKQMGCKPDVYAHNALMSGMVRAGMVNEAYSLLHTMEENGCSPDLNSHNIILNGLARSGGPTRAMEMFTRMKRSSKIKPDSVSYNTVLGCLSRAGMFEEAARLMKEMKSEGFEYDLITYSSILEAVGKVDEERSVSAF, from the exons ATGCTGTTCTCGGTGACGATTCATAGACGACTAAAGAGCGCGATAAAG ACAATACACGGAGCAATGCCCGGAGGGTCAATTTCTTTGAGGAGATCTGTCTCGACTCTATCCCATCTCTGCGAGAGAATAAAACAAACAG AAAAGGAAATAGCTCAAATGTTCCAGTTACCACGCCTCCAAGAGGATACAGGTAATTCTCCCAGAAACTTAAAATTCTATAGAAAAGACCCCTCAGTTCGAGTTTTGGATGAAAGATTTATTAGGATCTTGAAGATATTCAAGTGGGGGCCTGATGCTGAAAAAGCTCTGGAAGTCCTCAAGTTAAGAGTGGACCATCGGCTGGTCCGCGAAGTTCTTGCAGTAGATGTTGAGATTGGGCTGAAGATTCAATTCTTCAAGTGGGTTGGAAAAAGAAGGAACTTTTCTCATGACTTCACTACTTACATGGCTTTAATCCACTCTTTGGATGAGGCTAAATTGTTTGGAGAGATGTGGAAGACAATTCAGGAAATGGTTCGAACTCTCCCAGCTATCAGTTCATCAGAATTATCTGAAATTATCAGAGTATTAGGCAGGGCTAAGATGGTAAATAAGGCCCTAGCAATTTTCTACCTAGTTAAGGGCCGGAAGTGTAAACCCACTGCAGGCACATACAATTCTGTTATACTGATGCTCATGCAAGAAGGTCATCATGAAAAGGTCCACGAGCTCTATAATGAGATGTGTAATGAAAGCAATTGTTTCCCTGATACACTAACTTATAATGCGCTTATCTCGGCATTTGCGAAGCTGGGTCGTGATGATTCTGCTATTAGGCTGTTTGATGAGATGAAGGTGAACGGTTTAGAGCCTACAGCAAAGATATATACAACACTGTTGTCGATCTATTTCAAGTTAGGTGAAGTTGAAAAAGCTCTGAGTTTACTCCGACAGATGAGGGAGAAGGGATGTGTTCCAACTGTTTTCACGTACACAGAATTGATTAAGGGGCTAGGAAAGGCTGGTAAGGTTGACGAGGCCTATGATGTGTATTCTAACATGAGAAGAGAAGGATGTAAAGCTGATGTGGTCCTCATGAACAATCTGATTAACATTTTGGGAAGGGCAGGACGTTTGGATGATGCTATGAAGATCTTTAATGGGATGGAGCACATGCAAATTACTCCAAATGTTGTGACatacaacacaattattaaatCCTTGTTCGAATCGAAAGCTCCAGCTTCTAAAGCCGCTTTATGGTTCGAGAGAATGAAGGAGAAAGGAGTGGCCCCAAGTTCGTTTACTTATTCGATCCTCATCGATGGTTTCTGCAGGACTAACAGAGTTGAGAAGGCTCTGTTACTTCTTGAAGAGATGGATGAGAAAGGTTTTCCCCCGACCCCAGCTGCATATTGCAGCATCATCAACAGTCTTGCGAAAGCAAAAAGATATGATGCTGCTAATGAATTATTCCTAGAATTGAGAGAGAACTGTGGGCAGTTGAGCTCGAGAGTATATGCTATCATGATCAAACATAATGGAAAGTGTGGGCGTCTCAGTGAGGCAGTTGATCTTTTTAATGAGATGAAGCAGATGGGATGCAAACCTGATGTTTATGCTCATAATGCCCTCATGTCAG GTATGGTCAGGGCTGGGATGGTAAATGAAGCTTACTCGTTGCTTCACACCATGGAAGAAAATGGCTGCTCCCCGGACTTAAATTCACACAATATCATTTTAAATGGCCTTGCAAGATCAGGTGGACCCACTAGAGCTATGGAGATGTTCACAAGGATGAAAAGGAGTTCAAAAATTAAGCCTGATTCAGTGTCTTACAATACCGTGCTTGGGTGTCTCAGTCGTGCTGGGATGTTCGAGGAGGCAGCTAGGCTTATGAAGGAGATGAAAAGTGAAGGCTTTGAGTATGATCTCATCACTTACTCCTCAATACTAGAGGCTGTTGGAAAGGTTGATGAAGAACGGAGTGTTTCTGCTTTCTGA
- the LOC116201276 gene encoding FCS-Like Zinc finger 8-like → MADSTWSSYFPCGALGLRNWGGPFFAIAGFIIGLAVKGSSRQFESQASPTSHPDFRPFSSSSNTFTAAVDHSPLLQIVPCSKMNFGGIGLGIVSSSAGDAERNSSSRPNQIVFRPHVESISIKCEEPGGKPKFSPEKYRIPSQFLYLNGPLKALSPNEERKAKAPLEQPECELPDARRGKARASLEQPQCELPDARHGKAKPELDKTDSSFSCSNEKKLETKICEPTFSARDIMLSEYYTRITTHGPSPKTTHMFGDMVLECDKKKAPAGSVEDSKAPDLEGSAAADEFLSRCFYCSKKLREDKDIFFCRDKAFCSFQCQCMEILSCGLGERFERSYLENHGCSLQGDQSLSCFPYFPS, encoded by the exons ATGGCTGATTCTACTTGGAGTTCCTATTTCCCGTGTGGTGCCTTGGGCTTGAGGAACTGGGGTGGCCCTTTCTTCGCCATTGCAGGCTTCATTATCGGGCTAGCGGTAAAGGGGTCTTCAAGACAATTCGAGTCCCAGGCAAGCCCTACATCTCATCCTGACTTCAGGCCATTTTCGAGTTCAAGCAACACTTTTACTGCCGCCGTGGACCATTCTCCACTGCTCCAAATTGTGCCCTGCAGCAAGATGAACTTCGGAGGGATCGGACTTGGCATTGTGAGCTCTTCTGCAGGTGACGCTGAACGAAATAGCTCTTCGCGACCGAACCAGATAGTGTTTAGGCCGCATGTGGAGAGCATCAGTATAAAATGTGAAGAACCCGGGGGAAAGCCCAAATTCTCACCCGAAAAGTATAGGATTCCTTCACAATTCTTGTACTTGAACGGTCCTTTGAAAGCATTATCGCCTaatgaagaaaggaaagctAAAGCCCCATTGGAACAGCCGGAGTGCGAGCTTCCAGATGCCAGACGTGGGAAAGCAAGAGCCTCATTGGAGCAGCCACAGTGCGAGCTTCCAGATGCCAGACATGGGAAAGCAAAACCCGAGCTTGATAAAACTGATTCCTCATTCTCATGCTCAAATGAGAAAAAACTAGAGACTAAGATATGCGAGCCCACCTTTTCTGCTAGGGATATCATGCTTTCCGAGTATTATACTCGCATAACTACCCATGGCCCGAGTCCAAAAACGACTCACATGTTTGGTGACATGGTTCTGGAATGTGACAAAAAGAAAGCTCCAGCTGGTTCTGTTGAGGATAGCAAGGCCCCGGACCTGGAGGGTTCGGCTGCTGCCGATGAATTTCTGAGCCGCTGCTTCTACTGCAGTAAGAAGCTTCGAGAAGATAAGGACATATTCTTCTGCAG AGACAAAGCATTTTGCAGTTTCCAGTGCCAGTGCATGGAGATCCTCAGCTGCGGGTTGGGAGAAAGATTCGAGCGCTCGTATCTGGAGAATCATGGATGTAGCTTGCAAGGGGATCAGTCCCTCTCCTGTTTTCCCTATTTCCCTTCATAA
- the LOC116200300 gene encoding protein SYS1 homolog, whose amino-acid sequence MFYGAVVWDPWLIVAQIVTLQCLYYLTLGMFLSLLVGTRVSRMSLVYFFDFATVSVATVTGWCVIASCMLAALVGAVFMLYLIERAKKCPDFSATLYIIHLLLCILYGGFPSSMTWWVVNGTGLAVMALLGEYLCIRRELREIPITRYRSNV is encoded by the exons ATGTTCTATGGAGCAGTGGTTTGGGACCCTTGGCTTATTGTTGCCCAGATTGTTACCCTTCAGTGCCTATACTATCTCACCCTTGGAATGTTTTTGTCACTTCTTGTTGGGACTCGTGTTTCTCGAATGAGTCTCGTGTATTTCTTCGACTTTGCCACTGTTAGTGTTGCTACGGTAACCGGCTGGTGTGTAATTGCCTCGTGTATGCTCGCAGCTCTTGTGGG AGCTGTGTTCATGCTTTACTTGATTGAGAGGGCAAAGAAATGTCCGGACTTTTCAGCCACTCTCTATATCATTCATCTCCTATTGTGCATCCTGTATGGAGGTTTTCCTTCCTCTATGACATGGTGGGTCGTGAACGGTACTGGACTTGCTGTAATGGCCCTGCTGGGTGAATATCTCTGCATCAGACGCGAACTTCGGGAAATTCCAATAACACGGTACCGTTCAA ATGTTTGA
- the LOC116201059 gene encoding trihelix transcription factor ASIL2-like, whose amino-acid sequence MEDVEDDARYPSNPRGGNQQSGYGSSAITHKLPARSDPYSRPIGNQYLGNGDDDEDDEDDEEELGDENDVENHQNNGLREGANDLDDEEDEDELDEDEDDDDDEDDDNPGSQKNFGGSAGDSERRTKKRKLKSLVSSYEFAPRVPASQPEPLVAAALPSAPKSSFGGRNSLTDWTETETFVLLDAWGDRFLQHGRKSLRSEEWQEVAEKVSEVSKIERTDAQCRNRLDTLKKKYKKEKLKLADEGGSAPIKWVYFKKMDALMSSPPQKQSSVAGLSCGVDSGEYVFTNPRVYLNRANGMDEMRDSPGNSEFSNRDEEDDDDSEGLPPKKRRSRRESNEGSSFKLLADSIFKFSDIYEKIENRKSQQMVEIEKMRMEFQRELEVQRRQIMERAHAEIAKIMEYDDEDNDQDHSGQNASG is encoded by the coding sequence ATGGAAGACGTGGAGGATGATGCCCGGTACCCATCTAACCCTCGAGGCGGGAATCAGCAGTCTGGCTATGGTTCTTCTGCTATCACCCATAAGCTTCCTGCTAGGAGTGATCCGTATTCTAGACCAATTGGTAATCAATACCTAGGCAATGGGGACGATGATGAAGACGACGAAGATGATGAGGAGGAGTTGGGAGATGAAAATGATGTCGAGAATCATCAGAACAACGGCCTCAGGGAAGGGGCTAATGACTTGGATGAtgaagaggatgaggatgaattggatgaagatgaagacgatgatgatgatgaagacgATGATAATCCTGGCTCGCAGAAGAACTTTGGTGGAAGTGCTGGAGACTCAGAAAGGCGCACAAAGAAACGGAAACTAAAGAGTCTAGTTTCAAGCTATGAGTTTGCCCCTCGTGTGCCTGCCTCTCAACCAGAGCCATTGGTGGCCGCCGCCCTGCCATCAGCTCCCAAGTCCTCTTTTGGCGGCCGGAATTCCCTAACCGATTGGACTGAGACTGAAACATTTGTTCTTTTGGATGCTTGGGGTGACCGATTCCTCCAGCATGGAAGGAAGAGCCTCCGGTCTGAGGAGTGGCAGGAGGTGGCAGAGAAGGTCTCCGAGGTGTCGAAGATTGAGAGGACAGATGCGCAGTGCCGGAACCGTCTGGACACGCTGAAGAAGAAGTACAAGAAGGAGAAGCTTAAGCTGGCAGATGAAGGTGGCAGTGCTCCCATCAAGTGGGTATATTTCAAAAAGATGGATGCTCTAATGTCGTCTCCTCCCCAAAAACAATCGTCGGTGGCAGGCCTCTCCTGTGGAGTGGATTCAGGAGAGTACGTATTCACAAACCCTAGGGTTTACTTGAACCGGGCCAATGGGATGGATGAGATGAGGGATAGCCCCGGAAACTCAGAATTTTCGAATAGGGATgaggaggatgatgatgattctGAGGGGTTGCCGCCCAAGAAGAGGAGGTCTCGAAGAGAATCTAATGAAGGGTCCTCATTCAAATTGCTTGCTGATTCGATATTTAAGTTCAGTGacatatatgaaaaaattgagaataggaagagtcaGCAGATGGTAGAGATTGAGAAAATGAGGATGGAGTTTCAGAGGGAGTTGGAGGTGCAGAGGAGGCAGATTATGGAGAGGGCCCATGCAGAGATTGCAAAGATCATGGAGTACGATGATGAGGATAACGATCAAGATCACTCGGGTCAGAATGCAAGCGGTTGA